A portion of the Streptomyces sp. YPW6 genome contains these proteins:
- a CDS encoding GDSL-type esterase/lipase family protein, translating into MTREMSKAPMTGWGQVLHLFLAPEMEVVNCARAGASTRTFSDRGRLDWILANIRPGDYLLASFGINDGKPEEWLRTEAYGDFPVYLRRFIDGARERNAHPVLVSPHERDTHDVHGNLPQSITEYVMAQADLATECSVPYIDLYGQSRTWWSELGPEGVRPFFVHLEPGEHPNYPEGFHDPGHLVPAGAIACARFVAYSLAAGQIIPEHWVRDLDRSHFPPDAVTWLDDATHEALTRARTLGGTERRTT; encoded by the coding sequence GTGACGCGCGAGATGAGCAAGGCGCCCATGACCGGATGGGGGCAGGTACTCCACCTCTTCCTCGCCCCCGAGATGGAGGTCGTGAACTGCGCCCGCGCCGGAGCGAGCACCCGGACGTTCAGCGATCGAGGCCGCCTCGACTGGATCCTGGCGAACATCCGCCCGGGCGACTATCTGCTCGCCTCCTTCGGGATCAACGACGGCAAGCCCGAGGAGTGGCTCCGGACCGAGGCGTACGGTGACTTCCCGGTCTACCTGCGCCGGTTCATCGACGGAGCACGGGAGCGCAACGCGCATCCGGTCCTGGTCAGCCCGCACGAGCGCGACACCCACGACGTGCACGGCAATCTGCCGCAGAGCATCACCGAGTACGTGATGGCACAGGCGGACCTGGCGACCGAATGCAGCGTCCCCTACATCGACCTCTACGGTCAGAGCCGCACCTGGTGGTCGGAGCTGGGCCCCGAGGGCGTGCGTCCCTTCTTCGTGCACCTGGAGCCGGGCGAGCACCCGAACTACCCCGAGGGCTTTCACGACCCGGGCCACCTGGTGCCGGCCGGAGCGATAGCCTGCGCGCGCTTCGTCGCCTATTCGCTGGCGGCGGGGCAGATCATCCCCGAGCACTGGGTCCGTGACCTGGACCGTTCGCACTTCCCGCCGGACGCGGTGACCTGGCTCGACGACGCTACCCATGAGGCCCTGACCCGAGCACGCACTCTGGGCGGGACGGAGAGGCGGACGACATGA
- a CDS encoding CDP-alcohol phosphatidyltransferase family protein yields MAKLSLRAVQKLTCKKRDAWWTVVLVDPVATRMLIVMARFKFITPNGVTWAALFLGLGSAGFFLRGDTASLFIGAALYHLSFILDCIDGKLARLKGNGTVFGGWLDYVFDRIRVLFCALALMGGQYLRSEDERFLLAALMVVFLDMLRYVDALQIYKMRMSMRAKIEKVTKEQQEAEAAAAASRAEEEVPQVRFMEDLLRENPEAEAELLKQQAGDAQVVDLHAQFRHRFPWYLRVRQALLRSRIRPHLISGIEFQMFVFIVGPLTGRILLTTVVSAVLMGVFELIIMYKFWLSTRDFTRVMADLNAAAPSTAGSIAPHLHRGRHRRGVPEQILADTELLNPQPEDDPGFQPYPQPYEPLIPGEWPPYAHEPQQSAGRAYDWETQPLRQARPVYTPQPYQQHSFPGEGGSVG; encoded by the coding sequence ATGGCCAAGCTGTCCCTGCGTGCTGTCCAGAAACTCACCTGCAAGAAACGTGACGCCTGGTGGACCGTGGTCCTGGTCGACCCGGTCGCGACCCGCATGCTCATCGTCATGGCGCGGTTCAAATTCATCACCCCCAACGGGGTCACCTGGGCCGCGCTGTTCCTGGGCCTCGGCTCCGCCGGGTTCTTCCTCAGGGGGGACACCGCGTCCCTGTTCATCGGGGCCGCGCTGTACCACCTGAGTTTCATTCTCGACTGCATCGACGGGAAGCTCGCCCGGCTCAAGGGCAACGGCACCGTTTTCGGCGGCTGGCTCGACTACGTCTTCGACCGGATCCGGGTGCTCTTCTGCGCCCTGGCCCTGATGGGCGGCCAGTATCTCCGGAGTGAAGACGAAAGGTTTCTGCTCGCCGCGCTGATGGTCGTCTTCCTCGACATGCTCCGCTATGTGGACGCTCTCCAGATCTACAAGATGCGCATGTCGATGCGCGCGAAGATCGAGAAGGTCACCAAGGAGCAGCAGGAGGCGGAAGCCGCCGCCGCGGCTTCCCGGGCCGAGGAGGAAGTACCGCAGGTCCGCTTCATGGAAGACCTGCTCCGCGAGAACCCCGAGGCCGAGGCCGAGCTGCTCAAGCAGCAGGCCGGCGACGCCCAGGTCGTGGACCTGCACGCTCAGTTCCGCCACCGGTTCCCCTGGTACCTCAGGGTCCGTCAGGCTTTGCTGCGCAGCCGGATAAGACCGCACCTCATCAGTGGCATCGAGTTCCAGATGTTCGTCTTCATCGTGGGACCGCTGACCGGGCGGATCCTGCTGACGACCGTGGTCTCAGCGGTCCTGATGGGCGTCTTCGAGCTGATCATCATGTACAAGTTCTGGCTCTCCACCCGCGACTTCACCAGGGTCATGGCCGACCTGAACGCAGCCGCTCCGAGCACGGCCGGCAGCATCGCCCCCCACCTGCACCGCGGTCGGCACCGCCGCGGGGTACCGGAACAGATCCTGGCCGACACCGAACTCCTCAACCCCCAGCCGGAGGACGATCCCGGGTTCCAGCCCTACCCCCAGCCCTATGAGCCGCTCATCCCGGGCGAATGGCCACCGTACGCGCACGAACCCCAGCAGTCCGCGGGGCGGGCGTACGACTGGGAGACGCAGCCTCTGCGGCAGGCGCGTCCGGTGTACACCCCCCAGCCGTATCAGCAGCACAGTTTTCCGGGCGAGGGAGGGAGCGTCGGATGA
- a CDS encoding LCP family protein, whose product MSNDETAPGPRASRRAAKPRKRRRGLKITLGVLLVLLLAGGGTVYWLYSRLDGNIKGVDINKALGEDRPEKLPTSGQNLLVLGSDSRAGAENRELGGGGAVSGARSDTAMVVHIPEGRSQAVAVSIPRDTLVTRPECVKDDGSTVAGKDRVMFNSVYAQVGPACVVKTVEKMSGVRVDHYLEINFAGFKDLVDAIGGVTVDVPQDIDDKASGLHLSAGPQKLDGTESLAYVRTRHGIGDGSDLGRIGLQQQFLMALLSEVKSQDLLGSPAGSYKIADSATKALTTDSSLASLTSLADFARSMNGVDPASMETIMLPVAYDKIDPNRVIAAEPQAGQLWKAIREDTAIPEEAKKSPATGG is encoded by the coding sequence ATGAGCAACGACGAGACGGCCCCGGGCCCCCGCGCTTCCCGACGTGCGGCCAAGCCCCGCAAACGCCGCCGCGGCCTCAAGATCACGCTCGGTGTCCTGCTCGTCCTGCTCCTCGCCGGCGGCGGCACCGTCTACTGGCTCTACAGCCGGCTCGACGGGAACATCAAGGGCGTCGACATCAACAAGGCGCTCGGTGAGGACCGCCCGGAGAAGCTCCCCACCAGCGGGCAGAACCTGCTGGTCCTCGGCTCGGACTCGCGCGCCGGGGCGGAGAACCGGGAGCTGGGCGGGGGCGGCGCCGTCAGCGGCGCGCGCTCCGACACCGCGATGGTGGTGCACATACCCGAGGGCCGGTCGCAGGCCGTCGCCGTCTCCATCCCGCGCGACACCCTGGTGACCCGGCCCGAGTGCGTCAAGGACGACGGCTCGACGGTGGCGGGCAAGGACCGCGTCATGTTCAACTCCGTCTACGCGCAGGTCGGTCCGGCCTGCGTGGTGAAGACGGTGGAGAAGATGTCCGGCGTCCGCGTCGACCACTATCTGGAGATCAACTTCGCCGGGTTCAAGGACCTGGTCGACGCCATCGGCGGGGTCACCGTCGACGTACCGCAGGACATCGACGACAAGGCGTCCGGGCTGCACCTCAGCGCGGGCCCGCAGAAGCTGGACGGCACCGAGTCCCTGGCGTACGTCCGGACCCGGCACGGCATCGGCGACGGCAGCGACCTCGGCCGCATCGGGCTCCAGCAGCAGTTCCTGATGGCCCTGCTGAGCGAGGTCAAGTCGCAGGACCTGCTGGGCAGCCCGGCCGGCTCCTACAAGATCGCCGACTCGGCCACCAAGGCGCTGACCACGGACTCCTCTCTCGCCTCGCTCACCTCGCTGGCGGATTTCGCCCGTTCCATGAACGGCGTCGACCCGGCCTCGATGGAGACGATCATGCTGCCGGTGGCGTACGACAAGATCGACCCGAACCGGGTGATCGCGGCAGAACCGCAGGCCGGCCAGCTGTGGAAGGCGATCCGCGAGGACACGGCGATCCCCGAGGAAGCGAAGAAGTCCCCCGCGACCGGGGGCTGA
- a CDS encoding Ig-like domain-containing protein, protein MSDFILARFRSVQSDDPSIVCQSELRCDHDPDLPARPGQQIGFAWTLTPHGNGTRYYGYLMAQSFTRVATIGNLVGVSLLPSGERYATSTGPGVERVARFTLRVNTYVPSDAFLVPVLRAGIIADGGKGLTSTTFSIKDRGFRVAAVPPQGRSLLLMPGHRGVLKGLADGLGEDARLIGVGPARHGVTTVEPDGSVMYDPFHGHLGYDWFDYVIDPGTGVPVRGRVTVHVGDLGPVPGVLRPAARHH, encoded by the coding sequence ATGAGCGACTTCATCCTGGCCCGGTTCCGCAGTGTGCAGAGCGATGACCCCTCGATCGTCTGCCAGTCGGAGCTGCGCTGCGACCACGACCCCGATCTGCCGGCCCGCCCCGGCCAGCAGATCGGCTTCGCATGGACCCTGACTCCGCACGGCAACGGAACGCGCTACTACGGCTACCTCATGGCGCAGTCCTTCACCCGGGTCGCCACCATCGGCAACCTGGTCGGGGTGAGCCTGCTGCCGTCCGGTGAGCGCTACGCCACCTCGACGGGCCCCGGAGTGGAACGCGTCGCCCGGTTCACCCTCCGGGTGAACACCTACGTACCGTCCGACGCCTTTCTGGTCCCCGTCCTGCGAGCGGGCATCATCGCGGACGGCGGCAAAGGACTCACCTCCACGACCTTCTCCATCAAGGACCGCGGCTTCCGGGTGGCCGCGGTGCCTCCGCAGGGCCGCAGCCTGCTGCTGATGCCGGGCCACCGCGGGGTCCTCAAGGGCCTTGCCGACGGCCTGGGCGAGGACGCCCGGCTCATCGGGGTCGGGCCGGCCCGGCACGGCGTCACCACCGTCGAACCGGATGGATCGGTGATGTACGACCCGTTCCACGGGCACCTGGGCTACGACTGGTTCGACTACGTAATCGATCCAGGCACGGGTGTCCCGGTGCGGGGCCGCGTCACGGTCCACGTGGGGGACCTGGGCCCCGTGCCCGGCGTCCTGCGTCCTGCCGCGCGTCATCACTGA
- a CDS encoding glycosyltransferase, with the protein MSYEQDTPDVWVTVVIPAYNAATTIGKALQSAVNQTYERVEVIVVDDASTDNTLDVVMSFGGNNNRVRVLRRPTNSGGVGAPRNMGIAQAAGQYVLFLDSDDELPPRACELLLAGALESGSDITAGRAIRVNRATGDSEAWAPEVYAMARTVPGLVEFPLMLTDPIAAAKLYRTDFLRGAGVWFPEGVFYEDTYFSTVAGCLAEGITVITDPVYRWMWEPDGGSITGRTGELRSIMDRVAVHRATDAFLLDRGLWQLKVRKDSKFLAHDLRLYMRALAEGDPAFQQGFAEIASEYLFSVSDEAFELCDPVDRVRAYFVMYQEIEAALTTLDYAQRKSVLSSFLLEDEGRVYWSGDHLHLPDARRMLDVTELGLTADKLEREPLFAQLDSWSFDGPSAFRFEGRLVNRFGRITSGDDFRLTLAARNRHTKKDITVPVPDIEIDDRFVLFGGVADLAELIGDEHVESTVWNVSLVVERNRTRSRSALNVRDIELGGLGFTSDGEDFEGYRTISGNLALRRAKAGRRTFEMAQSDPEAPWMWWRGRLHRAFATQDHRFEIAVVVPCYNVAKYLDDCLSSIAAQEGFAATQVILVDDGATDETPGILDQFARYYANVTVVHQQNGGLGNARNTGLDHVTAPYVTFLDSDDILGERALSLMLQAAWRDGSEVVIGDLVNFPDRPYGPWKKYFGAGDRRIDDFAAVPDLIFSGSACNKVFSTDLLRRLGLRFGEGVHFEDSWVTLPSMLRANAISLVDRPVYYYRGRPDGSSIMDSLWSKPANYRDHLRLNHFLLNYTATERADIRRMFQRYVTRTYKGFLGNARNVMGRTQLEEMFPDIHRHYTQIPDDVILEFATNAVQQLDHYAAKSGNFELFRDPAPFLAQAPLRLEIDDDGFHRSFEGGAGNTRAARVNDPNVVVESVRTRGDVLVVEGCMSIPGMDISGPMHNPMEFVYQTAQAKISVELRQVARRDLWNSRNGRDRYAGWYAEIPLADLVRGGFGVGDFRLRIHRVDRTRQRNVVMKARLPLHRLKGPGRIGRHPYMLTIGGQEALHLRLIDRKPMARVKHTLWRVAREIRILKTRNPGWRMRLAYWLTYPFLNSREIWLIGERTDTAQDNSYHFFSWLRTHRKRRRAYYVIDGKSADHAKVARFGRVIKLGSFKHRMYLLHATKLIGSYDSESYLVPEGYRKVLFLHRFGELLKYQRIFLQHGVIYNDVTVGVDQRITSYDMIVTTGHQEREHLALEAGFGDRAVLAGLPRFDALRREPAERPRILLMPTWRQWIVTASYKKSAGPAKTAFTQSEYFRFYRSLLSDRRLTTALERFGVDLEFFPHYEIRPYLHNFRMNSSAIKVADPKTRNVQQAMKECSLMVTDYSSVFFDVAYMGIPLVHVPFDEEDFYGRHYKRGYFNLSEHGFGPVCRTVDQAVDEIIAAVARKFTVESPYRERAEQFFAHSGGGNCERVYEAIDALGDANAADLGPSGPLGVPVAAAAHLDTAPLGDDTGLHAERDLVRNGGWERAV; encoded by the coding sequence ATGAGCTACGAACAGGACACCCCTGACGTCTGGGTGACGGTCGTCATACCCGCCTACAACGCGGCCACGACGATCGGGAAGGCGCTGCAGTCGGCCGTCAACCAGACCTACGAGCGGGTCGAGGTGATCGTGGTCGACGACGCCTCGACCGACAACACCCTCGACGTCGTCATGAGCTTCGGTGGGAACAACAACCGGGTCCGGGTGCTGCGCAGGCCGACGAACAGCGGCGGTGTGGGCGCGCCCCGCAACATGGGCATCGCTCAGGCGGCGGGCCAGTACGTGCTGTTCCTGGACTCCGACGACGAGTTGCCGCCCCGGGCGTGCGAGCTGCTGCTGGCCGGCGCGCTGGAGTCCGGCAGCGACATCACGGCGGGCCGGGCGATCCGGGTCAACCGCGCCACCGGTGACAGCGAGGCGTGGGCCCCGGAGGTGTACGCGATGGCGCGCACGGTGCCGGGCCTCGTGGAGTTCCCCCTGATGCTGACCGACCCCATCGCGGCCGCGAAGCTGTATCGCACGGACTTCCTGCGCGGGGCGGGCGTGTGGTTTCCGGAGGGGGTCTTCTACGAGGACACCTACTTCTCCACTGTCGCCGGGTGTCTCGCCGAGGGCATCACGGTCATCACCGACCCGGTGTACCGGTGGATGTGGGAGCCCGACGGAGGCTCCATCACCGGGCGGACGGGCGAACTGCGCAGCATCATGGACCGGGTCGCCGTCCACCGTGCCACGGACGCCTTCCTGCTGGACCGCGGTCTGTGGCAGCTCAAGGTCCGTAAGGACTCCAAGTTCCTCGCGCACGACCTCAGGCTGTACATGCGGGCCCTCGCGGAAGGCGATCCCGCGTTCCAGCAGGGCTTCGCGGAGATCGCGAGCGAATACCTGTTCTCGGTCAGCGACGAGGCGTTCGAGCTGTGCGACCCGGTCGACCGGGTGCGGGCCTACTTCGTCATGTACCAGGAGATCGAGGCGGCGCTGACGACGCTGGACTACGCACAGCGCAAGAGCGTCCTCTCGTCCTTCCTCCTGGAGGACGAGGGGCGCGTCTACTGGTCGGGTGACCATCTGCACCTCCCCGACGCCCGGCGCATGCTCGATGTCACCGAACTCGGTCTGACCGCGGACAAGCTCGAACGCGAGCCGCTCTTCGCCCAGCTCGACAGCTGGTCCTTCGACGGGCCGTCGGCGTTCCGCTTCGAGGGCCGGCTGGTCAACAGGTTCGGGCGGATCACGTCCGGTGACGACTTCCGGCTCACGCTCGCCGCACGCAACCGGCACACCAAGAAGGACATCACGGTCCCCGTGCCGGACATCGAGATCGATGACCGTTTCGTGCTGTTCGGTGGTGTGGCGGATCTCGCGGAGCTGATCGGTGACGAGCACGTGGAGAGCACCGTCTGGAACGTCTCCCTCGTGGTCGAGCGGAACCGGACCCGTTCGCGCTCGGCCCTCAACGTACGCGACATCGAACTCGGCGGCCTCGGCTTCACCTCGGACGGCGAGGACTTCGAGGGCTATCGCACCATCAGCGGGAACCTCGCACTGCGGCGGGCGAAGGCGGGCCGCCGCACCTTCGAGATGGCCCAGAGCGACCCCGAAGCGCCGTGGATGTGGTGGCGCGGCCGGCTCCACCGGGCCTTCGCGACGCAGGATCACCGCTTCGAAATCGCCGTCGTCGTTCCCTGCTACAACGTGGCCAAGTACCTGGACGACTGCCTGAGTTCCATCGCGGCCCAGGAGGGCTTCGCCGCCACCCAGGTCATCCTGGTGGACGACGGCGCGACCGACGAGACACCCGGGATCCTGGACCAGTTCGCCCGGTACTACGCCAATGTGACCGTGGTGCACCAGCAGAACGGCGGGCTCGGCAACGCCCGCAACACCGGACTCGACCACGTCACCGCCCCCTACGTCACCTTCCTCGACTCCGACGACATCCTCGGCGAGCGTGCGCTCTCCCTGATGCTCCAGGCAGCCTGGCGGGACGGCTCGGAGGTGGTCATCGGCGACCTCGTGAACTTCCCGGACCGGCCGTACGGTCCGTGGAAGAAGTACTTCGGCGCCGGAGACCGCAGGATCGACGACTTCGCCGCGGTGCCCGACCTCATCTTCAGCGGCTCCGCCTGCAACAAGGTCTTCAGCACCGACCTGCTGCGCAGGCTGGGCCTGCGGTTCGGCGAGGGCGTCCACTTCGAGGACTCCTGGGTCACGCTGCCGAGCATGCTGCGGGCCAACGCGATCAGCCTCGTCGACCGCCCGGTCTACTACTACCGAGGTCGCCCCGACGGCTCGTCCATCATGGACTCGCTGTGGAGCAAGCCGGCCAACTACCGTGACCACCTGCGGCTCAACCACTTCCTGCTCAACTACACCGCCACCGAGCGGGCCGACATCCGGCGCATGTTCCAGCGCTATGTGACGCGTACGTACAAGGGCTTCCTGGGCAATGCCCGCAACGTCATGGGGCGGACCCAGCTGGAGGAGATGTTCCCGGACATCCACCGGCACTACACCCAGATACCCGACGACGTCATTCTGGAGTTCGCTACCAACGCTGTTCAGCAACTGGACCACTACGCAGCCAAGAGCGGCAACTTCGAACTCTTCCGCGACCCGGCGCCGTTCCTCGCCCAGGCTCCGCTGCGGCTGGAGATCGACGACGACGGGTTCCACCGCAGTTTCGAGGGCGGTGCGGGAAACACCCGTGCCGCGCGGGTCAACGACCCCAATGTCGTCGTGGAGTCGGTCCGTACCCGCGGCGACGTGCTGGTCGTCGAGGGCTGCATGTCCATCCCGGGGATGGATATCAGCGGCCCGATGCACAACCCCATGGAATTCGTCTACCAGACGGCTCAGGCCAAGATCAGCGTGGAGCTGCGGCAGGTGGCCCGGCGTGACCTCTGGAACTCCCGCAACGGCCGCGACCGCTACGCCGGCTGGTACGCCGAGATCCCTCTCGCCGACCTGGTACGCGGCGGTTTCGGGGTCGGGGACTTCCGGCTCCGGATCCACCGGGTGGACCGGACGCGCCAGCGCAACGTCGTCATGAAGGCACGCCTGCCGCTCCATCGGCTCAAGGGACCCGGGCGGATCGGCCGGCACCCCTACATGCTCACCATCGGTGGTCAGGAGGCACTCCACCTGCGGCTGATCGACCGGAAGCCCATGGCCCGGGTCAAGCACACACTGTGGCGCGTGGCCCGCGAGATCCGCATCCTCAAGACCCGCAACCCCGGGTGGCGCATGCGGCTCGCCTACTGGCTGACCTACCCGTTCCTCAACTCCCGCGAGATCTGGCTCATCGGCGAGCGGACGGACACCGCCCAGGACAACTCGTACCACTTCTTCTCGTGGCTGCGGACCCACCGCAAGCGCCGTCGCGCGTACTACGTGATCGACGGCAAGTCCGCCGATCACGCCAAGGTGGCCCGCTTCGGCAGGGTGATCAAGCTCGGCTCGTTCAAGCACCGGATGTACCTGCTGCACGCGACCAAGCTCATCGGCTCCTACGACTCCGAGTCCTATCTGGTGCCCGAGGGCTACCGGAAGGTGCTCTTCCTGCACCGGTTCGGCGAGTTGCTGAAGTACCAGCGGATCTTCCTGCAGCACGGAGTCATCTACAACGACGTGACCGTCGGCGTGGATCAGCGGATCACCAGCTACGACATGATCGTGACCACCGGACACCAGGAGCGCGAGCACCTGGCCCTGGAGGCCGGCTTCGGGGACCGTGCGGTGCTGGCGGGGCTGCCCCGCTTCGACGCGCTTCGCCGTGAGCCGGCCGAGCGGCCGAGGATTCTCCTCATGCCGACGTGGCGCCAGTGGATCGTGACGGCGTCCTACAAGAAGTCGGCAGGTCCCGCCAAGACGGCCTTCACCCAGTCCGAGTACTTCCGCTTCTACCGTTCGCTGCTGTCCGACCGGCGGCTCACGACGGCGCTGGAACGCTTCGGAGTCGACCTGGAGTTCTTCCCGCACTACGAGATCCGGCCGTACCTGCACAACTTCCGCATGAACTCCTCCGCCATCAAGGTCGCCGACCCGAAGACCCGCAACGTCCAGCAGGCCATGAAGGAGTGCTCCCTCATGGTCACGGACTACTCGTCGGTCTTCTTCGACGTGGCCTACATGGGAATCCCCCTCGTCCACGTTCCCTTCGACGAGGAGGATTTCTACGGACGGCACTACAAGCGGGGCTATTTCAACCTGTCGGAACACGGCTTCGGCCCGGTCTGCCGCACGGTCGACCAGGCGGTCGACGAGATCATCGCGGCCGTCGCACGGAAGTTCACGGTCGAGAGCCCCTACCGGGAGCGGGCCGAACAGTTCTTCGCGCACAGCGGGGGCGGCAACTGCGAGCGGGTGTACGAGGCGATCGACGCCCTGGGTGACGCGAACGCAGCCGACCTCGGACCGTCCGGGCCGTTGGGTGTTCCGGTCGCGGCGGCCGCCCACCTCGACACGGCGCCACTGGGCGACGACACCGGCCTCCACGCGGAGCGGGATCTTGTAAGGAACGGAGGGTGGGAGCGTGCGGTGTGA
- a CDS encoding NTP pyrophosphohydrolase translates to MSEDEAVLVIVDGANVVGSVPDGWWRDRRGAAVRLRDSLVPYAAAGLPGLPGPVEIVLVVEGAARGVESVPGVRVASAPGSGDDLIAELAAAPEPDRECVVVTADRGLRQRVEAYGARCVGPRTVRPSRNAHGPFRP, encoded by the coding sequence ATGAGCGAGGACGAAGCGGTGCTGGTGATCGTGGACGGCGCCAATGTGGTCGGGTCCGTCCCCGACGGCTGGTGGCGGGACCGGCGCGGGGCGGCGGTCCGGCTGCGCGACTCCCTTGTTCCGTACGCCGCGGCCGGGCTGCCGGGACTGCCGGGACCGGTCGAGATCGTGCTCGTGGTCGAGGGAGCCGCCCGAGGTGTCGAATCCGTGCCCGGGGTCCGGGTCGCATCGGCCCCCGGCAGCGGTGACGACCTGATCGCCGAGCTGGCGGCCGCCCCGGAGCCGGACCGGGAGTGCGTCGTCGTCACCGCCGACCGCGGACTACGGCAGCGGGTCGAGGCGTACGGGGCCCGGTGCGTGGGGCCCCGGACGGTACGGCCGTCGCGGAACGCCCACGGCCCTTTCCGGCCATGA
- the galE gene encoding UDP-glucose 4-epimerase GalE, producing MTWLITGGAGYIGAHVVRAMTAAGEEVAVYDDLSTGDSGRVPDEVPFVHGSTLDAAGLRRTMKDLAVRGVVHLAAKKQVAESVERPLHYYRENVEGLRTLLEAAAGSGVEAFLFSSSAAVYGMPDVPLVTEDTPCAPINPYGETKLTGEWMVRAAGRAHGMATASLRYFNVAGAAAPRLADAGVFNLIPMVFEKLTEGAAPVVFGDDYDTADGTCVRDFIHVDDIASAHLAAARELTGRTPGTDLTLNIGRGEGVSVREMIALIGEVTGYGPAAEPVSAPRRPGDPARVVASADRIRQELGWSAAHDVRRMVESAWAGWCLRHPGARRDLAGVRSVPLGATLPA from the coding sequence ATGACTTGGTTGATCACAGGCGGTGCGGGCTACATCGGGGCCCACGTCGTGCGTGCCATGACGGCCGCCGGCGAGGAGGTGGCCGTCTACGACGACCTCTCCACCGGGGACAGCGGGCGGGTTCCGGACGAGGTGCCCTTCGTGCACGGCTCGACGCTCGACGCCGCCGGTCTGCGCCGCACCATGAAGGATCTGGCGGTACGCGGCGTGGTCCACCTCGCAGCCAAGAAGCAGGTGGCCGAGTCGGTGGAGCGGCCGCTCCACTACTACCGCGAGAACGTCGAGGGTCTGCGGACCCTGCTGGAAGCGGCGGCCGGCAGCGGGGTGGAGGCGTTCCTCTTCTCGTCGTCCGCGGCCGTGTACGGAATGCCCGACGTGCCGCTTGTGACGGAAGACACACCCTGCGCCCCCATCAACCCCTACGGCGAGACCAAGCTCACCGGCGAGTGGATGGTGCGCGCCGCCGGCCGCGCCCACGGTATGGCGACCGCCTCTCTGCGCTATTTCAACGTCGCGGGTGCGGCCGCACCGCGCCTCGCCGACGCCGGCGTCTTCAACCTCATCCCCATGGTCTTCGAGAAGCTGACCGAGGGCGCGGCTCCGGTCGTGTTCGGCGACGACTACGACACCGCCGACGGCACCTGCGTACGTGACTTCATCCACGTCGACGACATCGCCTCGGCACACCTGGCCGCCGCCCGGGAGCTCACGGGCCGGACTCCGGGGACGGACCTGACGCTCAACATCGGCCGAGGGGAGGGGGTCTCGGTGCGGGAGATGATCGCGCTGATCGGAGAGGTGACCGGGTACGGCCCCGCGGCCGAGCCGGTCTCCGCCCCACGCCGGCCGGGCGACCCGGCCCGGGTCGTCGCCTCGGCGGACCGGATCCGCCAGGAGCTGGGCTGGTCGGCCGCCCACGACGTCCGGCGGATGGTGGAGTCGGCCTGGGCGGGCTGGTGCCTGCGGCACCCGGGCGCGCGGCGCGACCTCGCCGGGGTCCGGTCCGTGCCGTTGGGCGCGACCCTGCCCGCCTGA